One window of the Colletotrichum destructivum chromosome 4, complete sequence genome contains the following:
- a CDS encoding Putative WD40-repeat-containing domain superfamily, with product MKSLLILGLATLSLCTPTPSNSSPVDPKDQEIGKRAEAESLTTGYWSCIIPKGAVYTKGQDVLNVCGSGFKKKYFVINPRDNLVSCFTHSSVENDLGVCGSTGFAKRYTLRKPADKIEACSVPSDFVFSSVRSTLNVCSTNGFAPIYTLRKPADKLEACSVPSDFVFSSVRSTLNVCSSNGFASIYTLRKPADNIDACSVPSGFTFTSAKKTLNVCNSNGFATIYRLRTPSVGLKACSIPRGWGSSSSERVLAVCSSTDFAMQYTLKKL from the exons ATGAAGTCCCTCTTGATCCTTGGTCTTGCTACTCTGTCCCTGTGCACTCCCACTCCATCAAACTCAAGCCCAGTTGATCCCAAAGACCAGGAGATTGGAAAACGAGCAGAAGCTG AATCACTAACCACTGGCTACTGGTCCTGCATCATACCCAAGGGTGCAGTTTACACCAAGGGGCAGGACGTGCTGAACGTGTGCGGCTCCGGTTTCAAGAAGAAGTATTTTGTCATTAACCCCCGCGACAATCTTGTCTCTT GCTTCACGCATAGTTCCGTCGAGAACGACCTGGGCGTGTGCGGGTCCACCGGGTTCGCCAAGCGATACACGCTGCGGAAGCCGGCCGACAAGATCGAGGCATGCTCGGTCCCGAGCGAtttcgtcttctcctcggtgCGGTCCACGCTCAACGTGTGCAGTACCAACGGCTTCGCGCCCATATACACGCTGCGGAAGCcggccgacaagctcgaggCGTGCTCAGTCCCGAGCGAtttcgtcttctcctcggtgCGGTCCACGCTCAACGTGTGCAGTTCCAACGGCTTCGCGTCCATATACACGCTGCGGAAGCCGGCCGACAACATCGATGCGTGTTCGGTCCCGAGCGGGTTCACCTTCacctcggcgaagaagacgctGAACGTCTGCAACTCGAACGGGTTCGCCACCATCTACCGGTTGCGGACGCCGAGCGTCGGCCTGAAGGCGTGCAGTATCCCGCGCGGATGGGGATCCAGCTCGAGCGAGAGGGTGTTGGCTGTTTGTAGTTCAACGGATTTCGCGATGCAATACACCTTGAAGAAACTGTAG